A stretch of DNA from Thalassospiraceae bacterium LMO-SO8:
GGCTGCGTGTTTCAGGGCATCGACCCCGGCGCCTTCGCCCCCGGCCCGCGCACGGGCCGGTTCGGCGACCGTTTCGTGGTGTTTTCCGGCGGCAAACTGGAATTGCGCAAGGGCCAGGATCTGGTCGTCGCCGCCTTCAAGCGATTCCAGGCGCGCCATCTGGACGCCCTTCTGGTCACGGTCTGGCTTAACCCCTGGCCGGAGATCATGGCCGACATGGCCGCGAGCCCGCACGTGAGCGGCCCGCCCGCCATGGACCAGCCGTTTCCCAACTGCATCAACGACTGGGTCCGCGCCCAAGGCGTACCGGAAGGTGCGCATATGGACCTCAGCCCGACCTTCAACGCCGAGATGCCGGCGTTATTGCGGGAATGCGATGTGGCCGTGTTTCCCAACCGCTGCGAAGGCGGCACCAACCTGGTCGCCATGGAAGCGCTCGCCACCGGCCTGCCCTGCGTGCTGTCGGCCAACAGTGGCCACCTGGACCTGATCGGCCCGGACGGGGGCGAACATTGTTATCCCCTGACCCGGCAGACACCCGTCACTTTCGGCCCGCCGGGGGCCGACCATTGGCGCGAGTCCGATGTCGAGGAAATCGTCGAAACCCTGGAAGCCGTTTACCAGGACCGTGCGGAAGCCCGCCGCCGGGGACAGGCGGCCAACGCCTTCATGCAGGATTGGTCCTGGCGTAACCAGATCGGAAAGCTGTTATCGGAGTTGGACAGGTTGACGGCCTGACGGCCCCCAACCGGCGGGTCAACGAACCGGTGGTTCATCCAGGGTCTTGATGACCCGTGCGGCACCCCCGTGGGCCGGGTCCAGTTCCAGAACCTTCAGGGCGTCCGCCCGCGCCATCTTGGCGTTTCCTGCGCCGAGTGCGGCCAGCGCACGGGCGTAAAGCGCCGCCAGATACCCCGGTTTGAGAGCGATGGCGCGGCTGTAATCCTCGATGGCGCTGACATGATTGCCGAGCGCGCCATGGACCAGCCCCCGGTAATAGAAGTTTTCCGGATCGCCGGCACCCAGATTGACGGCCATGTTCATGTCCGACAGGGCGGCGGGATAATCCTCAAGATAGGCCTGAGTCAGGCCCCGTTCGGTGAAATAATCGGCTTCCGAGCCCTTAAGGTCGATGGCCAAGGAAAAATCCCCGAGGGCGCGCTTGTAATCGCCCTGGGACCGATAGTACTTGCCGCGCAGAACAAGGGCCTCACGGTTGCGCGGCTGCACGCGCAGCACTTCGTTCATATCCAGAATGGCGGTGTCCAGGCGGCCACTCTGGGCCCGGGTCTTGGCCCGCTCCATGAACGTCGTCATGTCCTGGGGGCGAAGTTTGGCCGCCTCGGCATAGTCTTCTTCCGCATCCTTGAACTTGCCGGCGTCGCCATAGGCCGCCCCCCGGTTGACATAGGCGCGGAAATACTTGGGGCGCAACTTGATGGCGCGGGAGAAATCGCGGATCGCGGCATCGATATTACCCAGGCGCCGATAAGTCGCCCCCCGGTTGTTGTGAACCCGCGCCAGATCGCCGTCGTTCAGCGTGCCCGCGTCGATCGCCTTGGTGAACAGATCGATCGCCTGCGGCAGGCTGCCGGCCTTGGCGGCGGCGACGCCGGCTTCGAAATCCTGGGCCGCCTGGGCCTGGGCGGGACTCGTCGGCCAAACCACCGCAACGGTCAGCAACAGAACAGCCGCCAGACGCACCAAAAGCCTTTTCATTCTCACGTTTCTCCGATCGGCGGCGTCGCCGAACCACCGACGGGCGGCCCGGAAGGATGAAATTCCAGGGCTGGACTTAACAGATGATGCGCCCCCGGCGCAATGCGCGGATAATGCGCCTCCGGCGCAATGCACAAGGTCCAGGCGCGGCGCGACCGCCTAGATCTTATAACCCAGGCGCAATCCGCCCCAATGGCGCCCACGCACAGTAATCGGCGCCGACAGATCCTTCATCAGAACAAAATTTCCCCCACCCATGTCGCGGCGGTAGGTCTGTAGAAAGAAGGGCTGCGTGTTCTGGCCCGCGCGCAGGCCCGTGCGATCATTGAACAGGCGCCGGTTGCGGCAGTTCCCGTTGTTCCACACGGGATCATCCCCCTGCGGCTTGGAAAACTTAGTGTTATGGGTCGGCAGGAACCCGTTGCGATCGACGGCGGCGCAGAACACGACCCTGTCGTCGAAGGTCAGCATCGGTTCCTGAATGTCCGGCAGCAGGCGGTCCGTCAAGTTGACGAAGGGTGTCATGCATTGTTCCGGGTTGGTGCCTGGGATCGGCTCGTAGTTTTCGGAAAACAGGGCGTCTTCGGTAATCTCGCCGGCGTCCAGGGCTGCTTCGAAGCGGTGGGCGATCTCCTGGGCCCGGGACTGGATTTCACGGATGAACCGGCTGTCCGAGGTTTCCAGCCCGGCTTGGTTGATCTGACCGATCATGCCTTCGCCGCGTTCCAGCAGGGAACTGACGCGCTGCTCCGCCGTTTGCAGTTTCTCGCCGGTTTCCTTGAAGCTGGAAACCAGGCGTTCCATCTCGTTGATGAAGCCGTTGCATTGCTCGCGCGACGACGACGACGCGCCGACGATTTCCGCGATTTGGCCTTCCATCGTGCCGATGGACTGGCCGATGCCGTCGACGGCGTTGTTGATCTGGCCGACGCCGGCGTTTACTTCCTCGGCCATGCCGATGGTATTCTGGCTGGTGTTCATCAACCCGGACACGTTGGACACCAGATCGGCGACCGCCTCGTCGATGGCGCCGGTCGCCTTGCCGGTTTGGTTGGCCAGGGCCTTGACCTCGCCCGCGACCACGGCGAAGCCTTTGCCCGCCTCGCCGGCGCGCGCCGCCTCGATCGTGGCGTTGAGGGCCAGAAGGTTGGTCTGTTTGGACACGGCCTCGATGTCCTGGGTGATCTTGGTTACCCCGGTAAGGGAATTTTCCAGCACGCCCAGGGAGTGTTCGATGTTGGTCACGGAATCGACCAGGGCCGCGATGCGCGACACGGCGCTGGTGACCTGTTCGCGGGAGTCGTTCATCACCGCCCCGGCTTCCTGCGCCGCCCGCGAGGTGTCGCCGCCGGCGGCGTCGATGCGGTTGAAGGCGTCGATCAGTTCCTGCGCCTTCTGCCGCATCTGATCGACCATGCCCGTCT
This window harbors:
- a CDS encoding tetratricopeptide repeat protein, giving the protein MKRLLVRLAAVLLLTVAVVWPTSPAQAQAAQDFEAGVAAAKAGSLPQAIDLFTKAIDAGTLNDGDLARVHNNRGATYRRLGNIDAAIRDFSRAIKLRPKYFRAYVNRGAAYGDAGKFKDAEEDYAEAAKLRPQDMTTFMERAKTRAQSGRLDTAILDMNEVLRVQPRNREALVLRGKYYRSQGDYKRALGDFSLAIDLKGSEADYFTERGLTQAYLEDYPAALSDMNMAVNLGAGDPENFYYRGLVHGALGNHVSAIEDYSRAIALKPGYLAALYARALAALGAGNAKMARADALKVLELDPAHGGAARVIKTLDEPPVR
- a CDS encoding glycosyltransferase family 4 protein, translated to MAVNAIALTWPPSALHGWGVFGANLLREVLRRGAPKPITLFAIQPDLIDAGDRDLFQPLMAEQQQIEQRLAGAEGNVTLGGVHVLHSLGNNLEEPAAAARFRGSPNVGFTFFENMVFGDDVVAHNAHFQIMMAGSTWNADILRDLGFPRVGCVFQGIDPGAFAPGPRTGRFGDRFVVFSGGKLELRKGQDLVVAAFKRFQARHLDALLVTVWLNPWPEIMADMAASPHVSGPPAMDQPFPNCINDWVRAQGVPEGAHMDLSPTFNAEMPALLRECDVAVFPNRCEGGTNLVAMEALATGLPCVLSANSGHLDLIGPDGGEHCYPLTRQTPVTFGPPGADHWRESDVEEIVETLEAVYQDRAEARRRGQAANAFMQDWSWRNQIGKLLSELDRLTA
- a CDS encoding methyl-accepting chemotaxis protein is translated as MSDVQSGTEADITPPSVAQQIDYNAFANEILKRVEDLSLELADVAGDVESIASHFQQQTGMVDQMRQKAQELIDAFNRIDAAGGDTSRAAQEAGAVMNDSREQVTSAVSRIAALVDSVTNIEHSLGVLENSLTGVTKITQDIEAVSKQTNLLALNATIEAARAGEAGKGFAVVAGEVKALANQTGKATGAIDEAVADLVSNVSGLMNTSQNTIGMAEEVNAGVGQINNAVDGIGQSIGTMEGQIAEIVGASSSSREQCNGFINEMERLVSSFKETGEKLQTAEQRVSSLLERGEGMIGQINQAGLETSDSRFIREIQSRAQEIAHRFEAALDAGEITEDALFSENYEPIPGTNPEQCMTPFVNLTDRLLPDIQEPMLTFDDRVVFCAAVDRNGFLPTHNTKFSKPQGDDPVWNNGNCRNRRLFNDRTGLRAGQNTQPFFLQTYRRDMGGGNFVLMKDLSAPITVRGRHWGGLRLGYKI